A genomic window from Lasioglossum baleicum chromosome 7, iyLasBale1, whole genome shotgun sequence includes:
- the LOC143210508 gene encoding uncharacterized protein LOC143210508: MCIVASKFAALMCGSYDLDITLTLQTLCFTMIATGNLSKFNSFWKNGAAVRYLMNSVIDTWSTAHGDTLEILERRAKLGRSQAVFFTIFLYPAAVILILCRTASYVMVVTAPPEANVTDPFPLLTDYFVPQEKYYTLKVLHQNFSIFLIGTIPSGTETLYIMWLQHSISLFELASYYFEKGIGDRPSTTSTKEMEVYRHECVACAIRYQNEGYDFVTYLKDTFTFSYAFLILNAVVTLAMNLFRLSTAILVTHDMQEIYSVTILTITEFLYMYYLNYLMQNVGDYAATLSSVVYNHPWYNRSLAFRKNIPLILFGSSRSISFDYYGFYSATLEGFSSVCIRVNQHHEIQEDVPNRIEITISKSNVDDYHRDTTSRV; this comes from the exons ATGTGCATAGTAGCTAGTAAA TTCGCAGCTTTGATGTGTGGCTCTTACGACCTTGATATCACTCTAACTCTACAGACCCTGTGCTTCACAATGATAGCAACCGGAAATCTATCGAAGTTCAACAGTTTCTGGAAAAATGGCGCTGCA GTTAGGTACCTAATGAACAGCGTAATCGATACGTGGAGCACGGCACACGGAGATACGCTCGAAATTTTAGAGAGACGAGCCAAGCTAGGGAGGAGTCAAGCAGTCTTTTTTACAA TATTTCTTTATCCTGCAGCAGTAATCCTAATTCTATGCCGCACCGCATCCTACGTTATGGTTGTAACAGCACCACCAGAGGCAAATGTGACAGATCCTTTCCCACTTTTGACGGACTATTTTGTCCCTCAAGAGAAATATTACACCTTGAAAGTATTGCATCAAAATTTCTCGATCTTCCTCATTGGAACTATACCTTCGGGAACGGAGACCTTGTACATTATGTGGTTGCAGCACAGTATCAGCTTGTTTGAACTGGCGAG TTACTACTTCGAAAAAGGGATTGGCGACAGACCATCCACTACCTCGACGAAGGAGATGGAGGTTTACAGACATGAGTGTGTCGCATGCGCGATTAGATACCAGAATGAGGgatacga CTTCGTGACGTACCTGAAAGATACATTCACATTTTCGTATGCCTTCCTAATCTTGAACGCTGTCGTCACATTGGCAATGAATTTATTCCGT TTATCCACCGCTATACTTGTGACTCACGATATGCAAGAGATCTATTCGGTCACAATATTAACTATTACAGAGTTTTTGTACATGTACTACCTAAATTATCTCATGCAGAATGTCGGAGACTATGCGGCTACTTTATCTTCAGTTGT ATACAATCATCCGTGGTACAACAGGTCACTCGCCTTTAGAAAGAATATACCACTCATCTTGTTTGGATCCAGTAGATCGATCTCATTCGACTATTATGGTTTTTATAGCGCGACGCTCGAAGGTTTCTCATCGGTTTGTATCA GAGTTAACCAGCATCACGAGATACAAGAAGATGTTCCAAACAGAATCGAAATCACCATCAGCAAGAGCAACGTCGACGACTATCATCGTGACACGACGTCAAGGGTGTGA